The Astatotilapia calliptera chromosome 17, fAstCal1.2, whole genome shotgun sequence genome has a segment encoding these proteins:
- the LOC113009064 gene encoding uncharacterized protein LOC113009064 isoform X1, with translation MDCEETGDVLTREVGHVVATKTRLLERSQELQTTMIQIYWKLHCWVGTASLKTHQLLHPSLVGSFIRKMVMADPEPVTTTKIKRLKDLEKEKDALWSGLEILEKARLWYLQRLEENRAWQDSIESRSGFVSRNEDGAEARSCLLGSRIQRVNGSLGSVMSEPNAMTGSNPSLLEAVADSDLRWHNSVLTQEVKNKNCQISLLEQEKHALLNQLHALKNC, from the exons ATGGACTGCGAAGAGACAGGGGACGTCCTTACGCGAGAAGTCGGTCACGTGGTCGCCACCAAAACAAGGTTGCTGGAGCGCAGCCAGGAG TTGCAGACTACAATGATACAAATTTACTGGAAGCTGCACTGCTGGGTGGGGACAGCTTCATTGAAGACACACCAGCTCCTGCATCCCAGCCTTGTTGGCAGCTTCATAAGAAAGATGGTGATGGCAGACCCTGAACCCGTAACTACCACAAAG atTAAACGGTTGAAGGATCTGGAGAAGGAGAAGGACGCTCTGTGGTCTGGTCTGGAGATTCTGGAGAAGGCTCGGCTCTGGTATCTCCAGCGGCTGGAGGAGAACAGGGCTTGGCAGGATAGCATCGAAAGCAGAAGTGGGTTTGTCTCCAGAAATGAAGATGGAGCAGAG GCTCGCTCCTGCCTCCTCGGGTCTCGTATCCAGCGGGTGAACGGTTCTCTGGGCTCTGTGATGAGTGAGCCTAACGCCATGACCGGCAGCAACCCCTCTCTGCTTGAAGCAGTGGCAGACAGTGACCTCCGGTGGCACAACTCAGTACTGACTCAG GAGGTGAAGAACAAGAACTGTCAAATATCCTTGTTAGAACAGGAAAAACACGCTCTCCTCAATCAACTCCATGCACTGAAGAACTGCTGA
- the LOC113009064 gene encoding suppressor APC domain-containing protein 1 isoform X2, giving the protein MAYRPSSSGSYTVVIIPLKTSLCSVDTLRFYLWIKRLKDLEKEKDALWSGLEILEKARLWYLQRLEENRAWQDSIESRSGFVSRNEDGAEARSCLLGSRIQRVNGSLGSVMSEPNAMTGSNPSLLEAVADSDLRWHNSVLTQEVKNKNCQISLLEQEKHALLNQLHALKNC; this is encoded by the exons ATGGCCTATCGTCCCTCCAGCTCTGGCTCCTACACTGTGGTTATCATCCCGCTTAAGACCAGTCTGTGCAGCGTGGACACACTTCGCTTCTACCTATGG atTAAACGGTTGAAGGATCTGGAGAAGGAGAAGGACGCTCTGTGGTCTGGTCTGGAGATTCTGGAGAAGGCTCGGCTCTGGTATCTCCAGCGGCTGGAGGAGAACAGGGCTTGGCAGGATAGCATCGAAAGCAGAAGTGGGTTTGTCTCCAGAAATGAAGATGGAGCAGAG GCTCGCTCCTGCCTCCTCGGGTCTCGTATCCAGCGGGTGAACGGTTCTCTGGGCTCTGTGATGAGTGAGCCTAACGCCATGACCGGCAGCAACCCCTCTCTGCTTGAAGCAGTGGCAGACAGTGACCTCCGGTGGCACAACTCAGTACTGACTCAG GAGGTGAAGAACAAGAACTGTCAAATATCCTTGTTAGAACAGGAAAAACACGCTCTCCTCAATCAACTCCATGCACTGAAGAACTGCTGA
- the LOC113009064 gene encoding uncharacterized protein LOC113009064 isoform X3 codes for MAAEVTVTTFIFDTACGIAMIFCSCSLVIKRLKDLEKEKDALWSGLEILEKARLWYLQRLEENRAWQDSIESRSGFVSRNEDGAEARSCLLGSRIQRVNGSLGSVMSEPNAMTGSNPSLLEAVADSDLRWHNSVLTQEVKNKNCQISLLEQEKHALLNQLHALKNC; via the exons ATGGCAGCTGAGGTCACGGTGACTACTTTCATCTTTGATACTGCCTGTGGAATTGCCATGATATTTTGCAGTTGTTCTCTTGTG atTAAACGGTTGAAGGATCTGGAGAAGGAGAAGGACGCTCTGTGGTCTGGTCTGGAGATTCTGGAGAAGGCTCGGCTCTGGTATCTCCAGCGGCTGGAGGAGAACAGGGCTTGGCAGGATAGCATCGAAAGCAGAAGTGGGTTTGTCTCCAGAAATGAAGATGGAGCAGAG GCTCGCTCCTGCCTCCTCGGGTCTCGTATCCAGCGGGTGAACGGTTCTCTGGGCTCTGTGATGAGTGAGCCTAACGCCATGACCGGCAGCAACCCCTCTCTGCTTGAAGCAGTGGCAGACAGTGACCTCCGGTGGCACAACTCAGTACTGACTCAG GAGGTGAAGAACAAGAACTGTCAAATATCCTTGTTAGAACAGGAAAAACACGCTCTCCTCAATCAACTCCATGCACTGAAGAACTGCTGA
- the cdkn1d gene encoding cyclin-dependent kinase inhibitor 1D isoform X1, which yields MAATAKIFDLLLSAEREKRNTARGERRGNRFGKRAARNFTFSQTYQRDMAMASKSIAEPAMESDPELSRLGGIEAWKLKAGPVRKNLFGPVDHQQLQQDFQRLFCMSVEVANKRWNFDFQSDVPLEGSNIQWEALRCQDVPAFYHSCTVRPLARSGAEKTKERRRTSSLSGEGSPGSSASSGSGDEYLEVTTRGCYRIQRTGKRRQAAITDFFKVKKRRLLHNKASSRQ from the exons ATGGCGGCCACTGCCAAAATATTTGACCTACTTCTGAGCGCCGAGAGGGAGAAGCGAAACACAGCGCGGGGAGAGCGAAGAGGGAACAGGTTTGGGAAGAGAGCTGCGAGGAATTTCACATTTTCGCAAACATATCAGAG GGACATGGCGATGGCCTCTAAATCAATAGCGGAACCAGCTATGGAATCTGACCCAGAGCTTTCGCGCCTGGGAGGCATCGAGGCCTGGAAGTTGAAGGCGGGGCCGGTGCGGAAGAACCTCTTTGGGCCCGTGGATcaccagcagctgcagcaggacTTCCAGCGACTGTTCTGCATGAGCGTGGAGGTGGCCAACAAGCGCTGGAACTTTGACTTCCAGAGCGACGTGCCGTTAGAGGGCTCCAACATCCAATGGGAGGCACTAAGGTGTCAGGACGTGCCGGCGTTTTACCACAGCTGCACGGTTCGACCGCTGGCGAGGTCTGGAGCTGAGAAGACAAAGGAGAGACGGCGGACGTCGTCTTTGTCGGGCGAGGGTTCGCCTGGGTCGAGCGCCTCGTCTGGGTCTGGGGACGAGTACCTAGAAGTAACCACTAGGGGGTGCTACCGGATCCAGCGAACGGGGAAACGCAGACAGGCTGCGATCACAG ATTTCTTCAAGGTAAAGAAGAGGAGGCTCCTGCATAACAAGGCTTCCTCTCGGCAGTAG
- the cdkn1d gene encoding cyclin-dependent kinase inhibitor 1D isoform X2, giving the protein MAMASKSIAEPAMESDPELSRLGGIEAWKLKAGPVRKNLFGPVDHQQLQQDFQRLFCMSVEVANKRWNFDFQSDVPLEGSNIQWEALRCQDVPAFYHSCTVRPLARSGAEKTKERRRTSSLSGEGSPGSSASSGSGDEYLEVTTRGCYRIQRTGKRRQAAITDFFKVKKRRLLHNKASSRQ; this is encoded by the exons ATGGCGATGGCCTCTAAATCAATAGCGGAACCAGCTATGGAATCTGACCCAGAGCTTTCGCGCCTGGGAGGCATCGAGGCCTGGAAGTTGAAGGCGGGGCCGGTGCGGAAGAACCTCTTTGGGCCCGTGGATcaccagcagctgcagcaggacTTCCAGCGACTGTTCTGCATGAGCGTGGAGGTGGCCAACAAGCGCTGGAACTTTGACTTCCAGAGCGACGTGCCGTTAGAGGGCTCCAACATCCAATGGGAGGCACTAAGGTGTCAGGACGTGCCGGCGTTTTACCACAGCTGCACGGTTCGACCGCTGGCGAGGTCTGGAGCTGAGAAGACAAAGGAGAGACGGCGGACGTCGTCTTTGTCGGGCGAGGGTTCGCCTGGGTCGAGCGCCTCGTCTGGGTCTGGGGACGAGTACCTAGAAGTAACCACTAGGGGGTGCTACCGGATCCAGCGAACGGGGAAACGCAGACAGGCTGCGATCACAG ATTTCTTCAAGGTAAAGAAGAGGAGGCTCCTGCATAACAAGGCTTCCTCTCGGCAGTAG